From a region of the Zingiber officinale cultivar Zhangliang chromosome 4B, Zo_v1.1, whole genome shotgun sequence genome:
- the LOC121978345 gene encoding exocyst complex component EXO70B1-like: protein MASNHPHLPKKSSSFISVRGEKHREIDRNLSLGAIKLQECDDKKERSSDDIIQEGEEEDNQTEEANAEEPDASPTTIAADVDNFIALLPSVEDGGEPPSIPESSVERFVQLVEKEIARCEAGEANLEEEGTSALFDAVERTFKLTTAVARFSLDPGYQQAMNRAGGVLHQAMCFLEGQLYALLHDPCANKVDSDTGELPPPYPAEKVAKLQAVASIMIGVGYSIECCQVFTVARRNAFEAALGFEKVSIEDVTKMAWEALEGEVASWTKAFKHATTLAFPAEHAICEAVFASDHHVSDRLFRVFMRSAVLQLLSFAEAVSMTKRSAEKLFKVLDIYEALRDASPGIDALLPDPPEADQGEDSDSCSEFISNTKAEIAVAKCRLGEAAVAMFCDLESSIKSDHGKTPLPGGAVHLVTRHVMDYLKNADEYRGTLEQVFIEHKHSDDDEESSGGDAENHNPFAAQLVETMNLLDSNLEAKSRLYKDPALCNIFLMNNGRYVAKKVKESPEIHQLLGETWYRRRSTDLRQYHKNYQRETWSRVLACLRDEGLTTHGKSGVAKPALKERFKSFNAMIDEIHKTQSTWVVNDEQLQSELRVSVSAVVVPAYRSFLGRFAQHFYPGRQTEKYVKFAAEDIENMIDELFEGNPSTAAAASKRWL, encoded by the coding sequence ATGGCGAGCAACCACCCTCATCTTCCTAAAAAATCCAGCAGCTTCATCTCCGTCCGCGGCGAGAAGCATCGAGAGATCGACCGCAACCTCTCCTTGGGCGCCATCAAGCTGCAAGAATGCGACGACAAGAAGGAGAGGAGCAGCGACGACATAAttcaagagggagaggaagaagacaaccaaACAGAGGAAGCCAATGCCGAGGAACCCGATGCCAGCCCCACCACCATCGCCGCCGACGTCGATAACTTCATCGCCCTCCTTCCCTCCGTCGAAGACGGCGGCGAGCCTCCCAGCATCCCTGAATCCTCCGTCGAGAGGTTCGTGCAGCTGGTGGAGAAGGAGATAGCGAGGTGTGAGGCTGGCGAGGCGAATCTGGAGGAGGAAGGGACGTCGGCTCTTTTTGATGCGGTGGAGAGGACATTTAAGCTGACGACGGCGGTGGCGAGGTTCTCGTTGGATCCAGGGTACCAGCAGGCCATGAACCGCGCAGGCGGCGTGCTCCATCAGGCAATGTGCTTCCTCGAAGGACAGCTCTACGCTCTGCTCCACGATCCCTGCGCCAATAAGGTAGATTCTGATACCGGTGAGTTGCCTCCGCCGTATCCGGCGGAGAAGGTGGCGAAGCTTCAGGCGGTGGCGAGCATAATGATCGGCGTGGGGTACTCGATCGAGTGCTGTCAGGTGTTCACGGTGGCCCGGCGGAACGCCTTCGAGGCGGCGCTCGGCTTCGAGAAGGTGAGCATTGAGGACGTGACGAAGATGGCGTGGGAGGCGCTCGAGGGCGAGGTGGCGTCGTGGACCAAGGCCTTCAAGCACGCCACCACGCTCGCGTTCCCCGCCGAGCACGCCATCTGCGAGGCCGTCTTCGCCAGTGACCACCACGTCTCCGACCGCCTGTTCCGCGTCTTCATGCGCAGCGCCGTCCTCCAGCTGCTCAGCTTCGCGGAGGCCGTCTCCATGACCAAACGCTCCGCCGAAAAGCTCTTCAAGGTGCTCGACATCTACGAAGCGCTGCGCGACGCATCGCCGGGCATCGACGCTCTGCTCCCCGATCCACCGGAAGCAGACCAAGGCGAGGATTCCGATTCCTGCTCCGAGTTCATCTCCAACACCAAGGCGGAGATCGCCGTGGCGAAATGCCGGTTGGGGGAGGCAGCCGTGGCCATGTTCTGCGATCTGGAGAGCAGCATCAAGTCGGATCACGGCAAGACGCCGCTGCCGGGCGGCGCCGTGCACCTAGTCACCCGCCACGTGATGGACTACCTCAAGAACGCCGACGAGTACCGTGGCACGCTGGAGCAAGTATTTATAGAGCACAAGCACTCCGACGACGACGAAGAGAGCAGCGGCGGCGACGCCGAGAACCATAACCCATTCGCGGCGCAGCTGGTGGAGACCATGAACCTGCTGGACTCAAACCTGGAGGCCAAGTCGCGCCTCTACAAAGACCCGGCGCTCTGCAACATCTTCTTGATGAACAACGGGCGGTACGTGGCGAAGAAGGTGAAAGAGTCGCCGGAGATCCACCAGCTACTAGGGGAGACCTGGTACCGGAGGCGATCGACGGACCTGCGGCAGTACCACAAGAACTACCAGCGGGAGACGTGGTCGCGGGTGCTGGCGTGCCTGCGGGATGAGGGGCTGACGACGCACGGCAAGAGCGGGGTGGCGAAGCCGGCACTGAAGGAGCGGTTCAAGAGCTTCAACGCCATGATCGACGAGATCCACAAGACGCAGAGCACGTGGGTGGTGAACGACGAGCAGCTGCAGTCGGAGCTCCGGGTGTCGGTGTCGGCGGTGGTGGTGCCGGCCTACCGCTCCTTCCTCGGCCGCTTCGCGCAGCACTTCTACCCCGGAAGGCAAACGGAGAAGTACGTCAAGTTCGCGGCGGAAGACATCGAGAACATGATCGACGAGCTTTTCGAGGGCAATCCCTCGACTGCAGCTGCAGCCAGCAAGCGGTGGCTGTGA
- the LOC121975318 gene encoding V-type proton ATPase 16 kDa proteolipid subunit, giving the protein MSSFSGDETAPFFGFLGAAAALVFSCMGAAYGTAKSGVGVASMGVMRPELVMKSIVPVVMAGVLGIYGLIIAVIISTGINPKAKSYYLFDGYAHLSSGLACGLAGLSAGMAIGIVGDAGVRANAQQPKLFVGMILILIFAEALALYGLIVGIILSSRAGQSRAD; this is encoded by the exons ATGTCTTCCTTCAGCGGCGACGAGACAGCTCCATTCTTCGGTTTCCTCGGCGCCGCAGCCGCCCTCGTTTTCTCCT GCATGGGAGCGGCGTACGGGACGGCGAAGAGCGGCGTCGGCGTGGCGTCCATGGGTGTGATGCGGCCAGAACTGGTTATGAAGTCGATCGTGCCCGTGGTCATGGCAGGAGTGCTCGGGATCTATGGGTTGATTATTGCAGTAATCATTAGCACCGGGATCAACCCCAAGGCAAAGTCGTACTACCTCTTCGACGGTTACGCGCATCTCTCTTCCGGGCTCGCTTGCGGTCTTGCCGGTTTGTCTGCAGGCATGGCGATCGGGATCGTCGGCGATGCTGGTGTCCG GGCCAATGCACAGCAGCCAAAGTTGTTTGTCGGCATGATTCTTATTCTTATTTTCGCCGAAGCACTGGCACTCTACGGCCTCATTGTCGGTATCATTCTTTCCTCTCGTGCTGGTCAATCCAGAGCAGACTAG